Proteins encoded by one window of Cylindrospermum stagnale PCC 7417:
- a CDS encoding S8 family peptidase, whose amino-acid sequence MVSSIPAITEPETTGKYLVLFREQALDSGISALRDQTGIKSVARSTDFEKSSVTAEQLAQTDLVAFDNLGVAVCSLDPEQWQSLYAASDESSPIAVIERERVVYAAPVIEVDTGYIAGYRDGVNNALEKLQEQANGAQKIRPLLGIQISNEVSATWGLQATNVVNSRFSGRGIKVAVLDTGLDLTHPDFVGRNINTRSFIPNEEVQDNHGHGTHCIGTASGSLVPAVLPRYGIGYETEIFAGKVLNNQGRGTDGGILAGINWAIANGCQIVSMSLGSPVLPGQQPSGLFEVVADRALRNGTLIIAAAGNESDRRLGVVQPVGHPANCLSIMAVGALDSELQVASFSNGELNPNGGQVDIAAPGIDVYSSYLMPTRYRRLNGTSMATPHVAGIAALYAEATGSTGRALWSLLTQHALRLPLPAVDVGAGLVQAP is encoded by the coding sequence ATGGTAAGCTCGATCCCAGCAATTACTGAGCCAGAGACCACAGGAAAGTATTTAGTATTGTTCCGTGAACAGGCACTCGATTCTGGAATCAGCGCTCTGCGCGACCAGACTGGAATTAAAAGTGTCGCTAGATCTACCGATTTCGAGAAAAGTAGCGTTACCGCAGAACAGTTAGCACAAACAGATCTTGTAGCGTTTGACAATCTAGGCGTTGCTGTTTGTTCTCTCGACCCAGAACAGTGGCAGTCACTCTATGCAGCGAGTGATGAAAGTAGCCCAATTGCTGTGATTGAACGGGAAAGAGTCGTCTACGCTGCACCCGTAATAGAGGTGGATACAGGGTACATTGCAGGATACCGAGATGGTGTCAATAACGCCCTAGAGAAACTTCAAGAACAAGCTAATGGTGCTCAAAAAATTCGGCCCTTACTCGGTATACAGATAAGTAACGAAGTATCTGCGACATGGGGACTGCAAGCCACAAATGTAGTGAATTCCAGATTTAGTGGACGTGGTATTAAGGTTGCGGTTCTCGATACAGGTTTAGACTTGACTCACCCTGATTTTGTAGGACGCAATATCAACACAAGATCGTTCATACCAAACGAAGAGGTGCAAGATAATCATGGACATGGAACCCACTGTATCGGTACAGCATCTGGTTCCCTCGTCCCTGCCGTCCTCCCTCGTTATGGCATTGGTTACGAAACAGAAATTTTTGCAGGCAAAGTGTTAAACAACCAGGGACGTGGGACTGATGGCGGAATTTTGGCGGGTATTAATTGGGCGATCGCCAATGGCTGCCAAATCGTCTCAATGTCCCTTGGATCGCCTGTATTACCTGGACAGCAGCCATCCGGACTGTTCGAGGTTGTGGCTGATCGTGCCCTGAGGAATGGGACGTTAATTATTGCTGCGGCTGGTAACGAAAGCGATCGTCGTTTAGGGGTAGTTCAACCAGTTGGCCACCCAGCAAACTGTCTATCAATCATGGCTGTAGGTGCCCTCGACTCTGAACTTCAGGTTGCTAGCTTTTCCAATGGCGAACTTAATCCAAATGGTGGTCAGGTCGACATTGCAGCTCCGGGGATCGATGTTTACTCAAGCTATCTGATGCCCACGAGGTACAGAAGGCTGAATGGTACGAGTATGGCTACCCCCCATGTTGCCGGTATAGCTGCTCTTTATGCCGAAGCCACAGGATCTACCGGCCGCGCTCTCTGGAGTTTGCTAACTCAGCACGCTCTCAGACTACCACTTCCGGCGGTGGATGTTGGTGCTGGCCTTGTTCAAGCACCTTAG